A stretch of Thermodesulforhabdus norvegica DNA encodes these proteins:
- a CDS encoding protein phosphatase CheZ has protein sequence MPLRGAKELISVLDECEDIVRKLEGGGISQEEALREIAVRMKEFQIVAEKSGLIALRRTGREIEKYVKNPGLSPDEVTMLAFVFPTLKSGLEKETVEDIRVAVLETFEILGLPVPTDWQTSKFVVEPEKPSAVEDTSVGEPEEIPAEEEPELVEKRVEYEEVPLESLMRATSNLGVEAVTEPDGSVVIRVDPAHVPQIQRLLSPADPDMDFESVLPAEDDLEKKVLAKVKEFMVAFSSGDFEKAEEILEELSSIQEGSEIFGEIGKIARHLHTAFKDFAKILDPALKELAVDYLPDSESRLRYLMKLTEDAANTTLDCTEKMKDRIRRGQEVLEGMRKHLERLKPIGSGATKRIGDMIAMIEELESSLAEEKEDVDRILSAQNFQDLSGQTVIKVLNVMQELQDRLVNAIKTFGIKIEGRKKEKEELIGPAHEGVEGALRSQDEVDALLAQFGF, from the coding sequence ATGCCTCTCAGGGGAGCCAAAGAACTTATTTCGGTACTGGACGAATGCGAAGACATTGTGAGAAAGCTTGAGGGAGGAGGAATCTCTCAAGAAGAAGCCCTCCGGGAGATTGCCGTTCGCATGAAAGAATTCCAGATAGTTGCAGAGAAATCTGGGTTGATTGCACTGAGGCGGACGGGAAGAGAAATCGAAAAATATGTTAAAAATCCGGGTCTGTCTCCCGATGAAGTCACAATGCTTGCTTTTGTTTTTCCCACCCTGAAAAGCGGGCTTGAAAAGGAGACCGTGGAAGACATTCGCGTGGCCGTTCTGGAAACCTTTGAAATTCTCGGACTTCCCGTGCCCACGGATTGGCAAACCAGCAAGTTTGTCGTGGAGCCCGAAAAGCCATCTGCGGTTGAAGATACTTCTGTAGGGGAACCGGAAGAAATTCCTGCCGAGGAGGAACCGGAGCTCGTGGAAAAAAGAGTCGAATACGAAGAGGTTCCTTTGGAGTCTCTGATGAGAGCCACGAGCAATCTGGGGGTTGAAGCGGTAACCGAACCCGACGGTTCCGTAGTGATAAGGGTGGATCCGGCCCACGTACCGCAGATTCAGCGGCTGCTTTCTCCTGCGGATCCCGACATGGATTTCGAGAGCGTCCTTCCTGCCGAAGACGACCTTGAAAAAAAGGTTCTGGCCAAGGTTAAGGAATTCATGGTTGCCTTTTCGTCGGGAGATTTTGAGAAGGCCGAGGAAATACTCGAAGAACTTTCGAGCATTCAGGAAGGTAGCGAGATATTTGGGGAAATAGGCAAGATTGCAAGGCATCTGCACACGGCTTTTAAGGATTTTGCCAAAATTCTCGATCCGGCACTGAAAGAACTCGCCGTTGATTACCTGCCCGATTCTGAAAGCAGGCTCAGATATCTCATGAAATTGACCGAGGACGCGGCCAATACGACTCTTGATTGCACGGAGAAAATGAAGGATCGCATAAGAAGGGGTCAGGAAGTTCTGGAGGGTATGAGAAAGCATCTGGAACGGCTTAAACCGATAGGCTCCGGGGCAACAAAGCGCATAGGCGACATGATTGCCATGATTGAGGAGCTGGAAAGCTCTTTAGCAGAAGAAAAAGAGGACGTTGACCGTATTCTGTCTGCTCAAAATTTTCAGGATCTCAGCGGCCAGACCGTGATAAAGGTTCTGAACGTTATGCAGGAACTCCAGGATCGCCTGGTAAATGCCATAAAGACTTTTGGCATAAAGATCGAAGGACGGAAAAAGGAGAAGGAAGAGCTCATTGGACCGGCCCACGAAGGTGTTGAAGGTGCCCTGCGGTCCCAGGATGAAGTGGATGCTCTGTTGGCCCAGTTCGGTTTTTAG
- a CDS encoding acyl-CoA thioesterase, producing MASQEEFRFKAEVRVRYADTDAQGHVYFANYLVYFDVAMTDYFKAIGYPYERLLSKGYDFFTVEACCRYRGRAFFDETLYVGAKITKIGRSSFRYDLAIFKDSATEPIADGHVVNVMIDRETERPVKVPEDFREAVRSFEGSIEES from the coding sequence ATGGCTTCGCAGGAAGAATTTCGCTTTAAGGCAGAGGTAAGGGTGAGGTATGCCGATACCGATGCTCAGGGGCACGTTTATTTCGCCAATTATCTTGTCTACTTCGACGTGGCCATGACCGATTATTTCAAAGCCATCGGATATCCTTATGAGAGATTGCTGTCAAAGGGATATGACTTTTTCACCGTGGAGGCCTGCTGTCGTTACAGGGGTAGAGCCTTTTTTGATGAGACTCTTTACGTGGGAGCTAAAATAACAAAAATAGGTCGATCAAGCTTTAGATATGATCTGGCTATTTTCAAAGATTCGGCAACCGAACCCATAGCAGATGGTCACGTGGTAAATGTCATGATCGATCGGGAAACGGAAAGGCCTGTCAAAGTGCCCGAGGATTTCAGAGAAGCTGTCCGAAGTTTTGAAGGATCCATAGAAGAGTCGTAA
- a CDS encoding ferredoxin reductase family protein has product MMWGLKFLRFLWCILAFLLFVIVVVAWGVEYVPGFLKAPWGNKLGGVGNLFGLLALYTAVIMTVIGVRLPLVERAFGLDRLIRFHTALGPLVLLFAIIHVIFRTLSFSASIGEKWSWDFLFQFFPYSWAISENALVAARWGLLVILLSVTAAKVARLSRGFIPFRIWKPLHSMIYYGIFTAFGHSLILASDVKRFPLLVPWAGLALVWGGCCVYRLNYLLQRSRNFRWFLEGVDYETHDVHTCRFIRPEGQGSFARRRPGQFMIIRMKSRLWGWSDPHPFTISCPPGSDSLCCTVKGVGSFSKKLRTCRPGTVFLCEGPYGIFTPDFEREKNLVFIAGGIGITPFLSMMRYVRDNSIPVSVTLIWGNRAKKDIVAYSELSRFVKSSDRFRVVHVLSEQKITDKMREETAEDGFFWEQGLVTGSVLKKYVNPDNASFYVCGPAPMQKMVMREIRQVFKVPPGKIRRELFVFY; this is encoded by the coding sequence ATGATGTGGGGGCTGAAGTTTTTGAGGTTCCTCTGGTGCATCCTGGCATTCCTGTTGTTCGTTATTGTGGTGGTTGCCTGGGGAGTTGAATATGTCCCGGGTTTTCTAAAAGCGCCCTGGGGCAACAAACTCGGGGGTGTGGGAAATCTCTTCGGACTACTGGCCCTTTATACCGCCGTAATCATGACGGTAATAGGCGTTCGTCTCCCGTTAGTGGAGAGGGCTTTCGGGCTCGATCGGCTGATACGGTTTCATACTGCTCTTGGGCCTCTAGTACTTTTATTTGCAATAATTCACGTCATCTTTCGGACTCTTTCTTTTTCCGCATCGATCGGTGAAAAGTGGAGCTGGGATTTTCTTTTTCAGTTTTTTCCTTACTCCTGGGCAATTTCTGAAAATGCCCTGGTTGCCGCCAGATGGGGATTGCTGGTTATTCTGCTTTCGGTTACGGCTGCCAAGGTGGCGAGATTATCCCGGGGCTTCATCCCTTTTCGTATATGGAAGCCCCTGCATTCGATGATTTACTACGGTATTTTTACCGCCTTTGGGCATTCTTTGATTCTTGCATCAGACGTAAAGCGCTTTCCGCTACTTGTCCCCTGGGCCGGTCTTGCACTTGTATGGGGTGGGTGCTGTGTTTATCGTCTGAATTACCTGTTGCAGCGCAGTCGTAACTTCAGGTGGTTTCTGGAAGGTGTTGACTATGAGACTCATGATGTCCATACCTGCCGCTTTATCAGACCTGAAGGTCAGGGATCCTTTGCCCGCCGACGGCCCGGACAATTTATGATCATTCGTATGAAGTCCCGGCTATGGGGGTGGTCCGATCCACATCCTTTCACGATTTCCTGCCCTCCAGGTAGTGACTCCCTTTGCTGTACCGTGAAAGGCGTTGGTAGTTTCAGCAAAAAGCTCCGGACCTGCAGGCCCGGTACGGTCTTTTTATGTGAGGGGCCTTACGGAATCTTCACGCCCGACTTTGAAAGGGAGAAAAATCTCGTGTTCATAGCAGGCGGAATAGGAATTACGCCTTTTCTCAGCATGATGCGCTATGTTAGAGACAACAGCATCCCCGTTTCGGTCACTCTAATCTGGGGTAACAGGGCCAAAAAGGACATAGTGGCCTACTCGGAACTATCCAGGTTTGTGAAGTCCTCGGATAGGTTTAGGGTCGTTCACGTTCTGAGTGAGCAGAAGATAACGGATAAGATGCGGGAAGAAACGGCAGAGGACGGATTTTTCTGGGAGCAGGGCCTGGTTACGGGAAGCGTTCTTAAAAAATACGTAAACCCCGATAACGCAAGCTTCTACGTTTGCGGTCCGGCACCCATGCAAAAGATGGTGATGAGAGAAATCAGACAGGTCTTTAAGGTGCCTCCCGGAAAAATCAGGCGAGAGTTATTTGTTTTTTATTAG
- a CDS encoding response regulator, with translation MQGFRGTLAGVSLLDLIQFLCTSGAEVRLQVSSPDGEGIICIGDGRVFHAETARHEGEEAFFEIALWKQGEFRWTPLAGEWRNRVTIDSDWQYLILEASRIRDETVTGRTARDEERDYIVAYCQKCQKRFYVPADKVPFGKKVRVKCPGCREEVIVEREEAVADVFEREIEKWKYEELEEGPDFLEISGGVLVCTGDVELGKSLSGALQREGYQVHLVNRGRDGFFALRQGDFSVVIIDEALDGGGLDRNILLHYLQRLPMNIRRKFYVCLLGQELRTRDFWAAFRLGVDLVVNKNNVDLIGELLHYTTVRLRKFYEPFLEELQILKAE, from the coding sequence ATGCAGGGATTCAGAGGAACGCTGGCGGGTGTTTCACTTCTGGATTTGATTCAATTTTTGTGCACAAGTGGTGCAGAGGTCAGGCTGCAGGTTTCATCTCCTGATGGAGAAGGCATCATTTGCATAGGGGACGGAAGGGTATTTCACGCAGAAACGGCACGGCATGAAGGAGAGGAAGCCTTTTTTGAGATCGCCCTGTGGAAGCAGGGTGAATTTCGCTGGACTCCTCTGGCAGGGGAATGGCGAAACAGGGTGACCATTGACAGCGACTGGCAGTATCTTATTCTGGAGGCTTCCAGGATTCGTGATGAAACGGTTACGGGTCGTACGGCTCGCGACGAAGAAAGGGATTACATTGTTGCGTATTGTCAGAAGTGTCAGAAGCGTTTTTACGTGCCTGCCGATAAAGTGCCCTTCGGAAAAAAGGTTCGCGTAAAATGCCCCGGTTGCCGGGAAGAAGTGATCGTTGAAAGAGAAGAAGCGGTGGCTGATGTTTTTGAGAGAGAGATCGAGAAGTGGAAATATGAAGAGCTGGAAGAGGGTCCGGATTTTCTTGAGATTTCTGGTGGAGTGCTGGTTTGTACCGGAGATGTTGAACTGGGTAAAAGTCTTTCGGGTGCGTTGCAAAGGGAAGGATATCAGGTACATTTGGTTAACCGGGGTAGGGACGGCTTTTTTGCACTGCGACAGGGGGATTTTTCCGTTGTGATAATAGATGAGGCTCTTGACGGTGGGGGACTGGATAGGAATATTTTGCTCCATTACTTACAACGCCTTCCCATGAACATAAGGCGGAAGTTTTATGTTTGCCTTCTCGGTCAGGAATTACGGACGCGAGATTTCTGGGCTGCCTTCAGGCTGGGGGTTGACCTTGTTGTGAACAAGAATAACGTTGACCTCATAGGGGAACTCCTCCATTATACAACGGTGCGATTGAGGAAATTTTACGAACCCTTCTTGGAAGAACTGCAGATATTGAAGGCTGAATAG
- a CDS encoding cob(I)yrinic acid a,c-diamide adenosyltransferase: MERPSQGKEIFVFSKKGDSGETSLLSGERVPKHHIRPETYGTIDEASSALGIARALTGLSELKSTITEIQQDLVVLGAELACSDRNSRYRITEEHISRLERWIEKFQEQVTLPRRFVLPGDSLTGAVLDLARTIVRRAERRCSELRERGEFIRKEVPAFLNRLADLLFVMARYADALEKAE, from the coding sequence ATGGAAAGGCCTTCTCAAGGGAAAGAAATATTTGTCTTTTCGAAAAAAGGCGATTCGGGAGAAACGAGTCTTCTTTCGGGAGAGCGGGTTCCCAAGCATCATATTCGTCCGGAAACCTATGGGACTATTGATGAAGCCAGTTCGGCTCTGGGGATTGCCAGAGCGCTTACCGGGCTGTCCGAGCTGAAAAGCACGATAACCGAAATACAGCAGGACCTTGTTGTGCTCGGAGCTGAACTGGCCTGTTCCGACCGGAATTCCCGTTACCGCATCACCGAGGAACACATATCCAGACTGGAACGATGGATTGAGAAGTTTCAGGAGCAGGTAACCTTACCCCGCCGTTTTGTCCTTCCGGGCGACAGCCTGACCGGGGCAGTGCTTGATCTGGCCAGAACCATAGTACGGCGTGCCGAAAGACGATGCTCCGAACTGCGGGAGAGAGGTGAATTCATCAGAAAAGAAGTGCCCGCTTTTCTGAACAGATTGGCGGATCTGCTGTTTGTTATGGCCAGATATGCAGATGCTTTGGAAAAGGCGGAATAA